A window of Myxococcota bacterium contains these coding sequences:
- a CDS encoding carotenoid oxygenase family protein: VGLKHRYGYMAGLGGDIPNEFGKRLIKYDLQSGKSQEWVTSGAGEPVFVQTGHAEDEGYVLTFVYDPATNTSDLVILDAQNFAKGPVARVHLPVRVPYGFHGSWIAD, translated from the coding sequence CGTCGGGCTCAAGCACCGCTACGGCTACATGGCGGGCCTGGGGGGCGACATCCCGAACGAGTTCGGCAAGCGGCTGATCAAGTACGACCTGCAGTCGGGCAAGTCGCAGGAGTGGGTGACGAGCGGCGCGGGCGAGCCCGTGTTCGTGCAGACCGGCCACGCCGAGGACGAGGGCTACGTGCTCACCTTCGTCTACGACCCGGCGACGAACACGAGCGACCTGGTGATCCTCGACGCGCAGAACTTCGCCAAGGGCCCGGTCGCACGCGTGCACCTGCCGGTGCGCGTGCCCTACGGCTTCCACGGCAGCTGGATCGCCGACTAG